AAGAAGATCCGCATTACGGGGGGTGAGCCGCTTCTGCGCGAAGACCTCGACGCCTTTATCAAAATGATCCACGACTACAAAAATGACATCGATCTGGCGATGACCACGAACGCCTACCTGCTCAAAGGCTCCGCCCAAAAGCTCTACGATGCGGGACTTCGGCGGCTGAACGTCTCGATCGATTCGCTCAAACCCGACGTAGCTGAGAAAATCGCCAAAAAAGACGTTCTCGGTCCCGTACTGGCCGGCGTGGAAGAGGCGCTCAAAGTGGGGATGAAGGTTAAGGTGAACATGGTTCCCATGAAAGGGCTCAATGACGGCGAAATCCTTGACGTTCTCGAGTACTGCAAAGCCCGCGGTATGACGGTACGCTTCATTGAATACATGGAGAACGTCCACGCGGAGGTGAATATCAAGGGGATGCAGAGCCCCGAATTGCTGGAGATAATCGGTAGCCGTTACGCGTACGAAGACCTGGGATTCGACGGCCACTCACCATCGCACTATTACCGTCTCGAGGACGGCTATGAATTCGGGATCATCGAACCCCACAAAGACGATTTCTGCACCAAATGCAACCGCATCCGCCTCACCGCCGAGGGCAACCTGATCCCCTGTCTCTATTTCGACGAGGCGATGAGCATCCGTGACGCCGTCCGCCGGGGAGACATCAAAGAAGCGGCACTGGTGCTCAAAGAGGTCGTCCGTACCAAGCCGGAGAAAAACCGCTGGAGCGAAGGGGATGCAGAAGCCTCGAACCGCGCCTTCTACGAAACGGGAGGGTGAGATGCTCTACCTTGTAGAACATTTTTACTCCGTGCAGGGGGAGGGAAAATATACGGGACATCCGTCGATGTTTTTTCGCTTCGGAGGGTGCAACCTGACCTGTGAGGGATTCGGGTGCACCGAAATCGCCCCGGACGGGAGCGAAGTGATCGGATGCGATACCGTATATGCCGTCGACCGAAAGGGATTCGGCGGGATATGGATGGAGATCGAGGAACTCCAGACGCTGATCTGGATCATGAACGGCTACCGCCTTCCTCCCCATGTCGACGTCGTTTTGACCGGCGGGGAACCGCTGGTGTACGCAAGCGAGCCGATTTTCGTTCAGTTTATCGAATACCTGGTGTCGCAGGGGCACCGTGTGACCTTCGAGACGAACGGGACGATCGCACCCGACTTCGGTCGCTACCCTTTTTACCGGGAAGCGACCTATGCCCTTTCGGTCAAGCTCTCCAACAGCGGCGAGCCCAAAGCCCGACGGGTCAGACCTGAGGCGATCACCGCGATTGTCGCCAATGCGAAAGAGTCGTTTTTCAAATTCACCGTCGACGAGCCTTCCTTGATGAACCACATCGAGACGGAGATCGACGAGATCATCGCCGAATACCCCTTCACGCCCGTTTACTGCATGCCGCTGGGCGGTGACAAGGCGCATATCGAAGCCAACTGCGAATCGGTGATCGAGTTGTGCAAACGCCGGGGATTCATCTATTCCGATCGTCTCCATATCCGTATCTGGGATCAGAATCACGGGGTATAATATCGAGATTACTTGAGGTCGGAACAGGTGACCTCAAAAGGCAGTGACCCATCATGATTATCCGTAAACTTTTCAAATTCGAAAACGCCCACATCGTCCGAGGTTGTTCCACGCAGCGTTGCCGCGCCTCGATCCACGGCCATTCGTACAAGGTCGAAGTGCTGTTCGAATCCAAATACCTCGACCGGGGGCAGATGGTGTACGATTTCGGCCTGATGAAGCAGGGGATGAAAGAGCTGATTGATAGTTTCGATCATGCCGTGGCGATCTGGGATGCGGATCACACCGAATACATCGACGCGATGAAAGAGTACTCGGCACGGTGGGTCCTCCTCCCCGTTTCCCCTTCCTGCGAGCAGTTTGCGCGGGTCATTTTCCTGATGATCGACCGTTTGCTCTGTTCCACCCACATGATTAACGGTGAGCGCGGGGTAAGGCTGCACAGCGTCATCGTACACGAAACCGACACGGGATACGCGCAGGCGTTCGAGGAGGATGCTTATTCGGAATGGATGGGGACGATTGCGCTCGATGCAATCCGTTTCAGCAAAGAGGTGCGTGAGGGGTGGAGCGATCCGCAACTGTGGGAAAAGGTCCTCAACGGCGATATCTTCGTCAACCCCGATACCGTTTAAACGGTAATCAAAGAGTTTTTTTCGAAAGCGCTGAAGGGCCAGCGCGTGGGGATCACTTTGACTTCCGAGCCTTTTTCCAGCCTTTCGAGTGCGGCATCGACCATCACATAGGCGTTGGCGCGTGAAAGAGGGAGGACCATTCCGGGACCGAACTTCGGGCTCGGGGTGAACGATTCCCCGTCGTACCACCCCGGGATCAGCGCCCTTCGCCCTTTTTTGACGCGGAAATCTTCTCCCATTTTCGCCGCAAGGGCAGAGAGGTATTTGTCCCCCCGACCGCTTAGTGCAAGAATGGCACTCTGGGCGAAGAGTTCGAAACACAGCGCCGCGGCCAGGGGATTGCCCGGGAGATTGAGGACCAGCGTCGAGCCGATCCGTCCGAACGTCGTCGGTTTTCCGGGTTTGATGTCGACTGATTCGAAAGCGCTCTCAAATCCCAGTGAGGCGAACGCCTCTTTGGTATAGTCGGCATCGCCGACGCTGACGCCTCCGGAGGTGATGATGAAATCGGCACGCAGCGCGCTGCGGATGTGTTCACGGATCGATTCGAGCGTATCCTGGGCGGTGCCGGTAAAAATAACGTCACATCCCAGCTCCCGTGCCCGTGCGGCGAAAGTGGGGGTGTTGGTATTGTAAAGCTGTCCCGCACCGACGCTTTCGTAATGCATTTTCAGCTCGTTGCCCGAAGAGAAAAGGGCAATACGGGGACGGCGGAAAAGGCGTATGTGCGTAATCCCCTGCGACGCCAGTAACGCGATGTGGTGAGCGTGCAGCAGCGTGCCGGACTCGAGCAGCACCATCCCTTTTTCGATGTCTTCGCCGCGAAGGCGGATGTGTTGGGAAGGGCGGATCGAAGTGGGGAGGGTGACGCGCCCTTCTTCCAGTTGAACCTCCTCGACGGGAACGATAGCCTCGCATCCTTGCGGAATGCGCGCACCCGTCATGATCCGGATGCACTGGTCTTCGACCATGCGGATCTCTTCTTGATCGCCGGCAAAGATGGTGCACGACTGGGTGAGGGTTTTCCCCGCATCTTCCACCCGTACGGCATAGCCGTCCATCGCCGAGTTGTCAAAAGCGGGGAGGGGATACGCGGCGCTGACCTCTTGTGCCAGAACCCGGTGAACGGCGTTTTCGATCGGCTCGATTTCGCTTTCGAGCGGATGGGAAAGCGCGTAAATTTTTTCGAGCGCCTCTTCTACGCTGATCGCCATGGTGCCTCCTTCAAAACGGCGTGCGGATCGCACGGTCGCGGTTTTAAAAATGATAGACGATTATAGGCAAATTAAGGTAAAATCCCCTTTATGGAAGCTATGTATGCAGCGGGATTGAATATCCACTATTTCGGGGTCATTGTGCTGATGGGGGTCGTCCTCTTCAATATCGTCATGCTCGCCTTGTCGCAGCAGGTGGTTCGCTACGCGAAGCGGATGCGGATCGTGATGCCCATATCGGCATCCCTGATCGCCCTGATCCTTTTTACGGGGGCGGTGATGATGGCGGCCAAGCAGTTGGCGTTTAACGCTTCGAACGTGGCGATGATCGCCGTCGCCGTCGTCATGATCGTGCTGGAAGCCAAGCGCTACAAAACCCTTAAACGCCGGACCGACATTTCGAAGGAAGGGGCGTTTGAAGGTTACAAAGCCAAAGCGTTCCGTTTTCTGGGGATCGAGATGGCGCTGCTGGGACTGATGACGGGATGGATGGTGGCACTGTGAAATTTTTGCTCCATCCCGACGCGGGTGCGCCGGAGCTGAGCGTCAGCGGGGACGACTACAAATACCTGATCAAAGTCCGCCGTCACAAAAGCGGTGACCTGATCGCGTTTCGCAGCCGCAGGGCATTGCAAGAAGAGTTCCGTTACCGGTTGGAGAGAACGGAGGGAAAAAGCGCGTTGTTCCGTCTTGAAAGCCGAAGAGAAGCTCCGTGCGAGGCAACCCGAAAACTGCACATAGGGTGGTGCCTCGTGGACCCCAAAACGGTGGAAAAAACCCTTCCGATGCTGAGCGAATTGGGCGTCGGGACAATAACGTTCATCCATTGCCGCCGTTCGCAGCGCAATTTCCGCCTTGATTTCGAGCGGTTTGAGCGGATCTTGGAGAGCTCCATTATCCAGTGCGGCCGCACCTCCTTGATCGAATTGCGCGAGAGCCGCAGCCTCGGTGATTTTTTAAACGACCATCCGGATGCCGTTGTCATGGATTTCGGCGGAGAGCCTTTGCGGGGAGACGAGGGGATCGACACCATCGTCATCGGTTGCGAAGGGGGATTCGACGACAGCGAACGAAAACTGTTTCGAAACATCCGTTCATTCGCGGTCCCGACCGTCCTGCGCTCCGAAACGGCGGCGGTGGCCGCTGCCGCGGCGCTGTTGTAAAAAAATCTTTTTTAAGATATAATTCGCCTCCAAATCATCCGCCCCCGTACGGATGTAAAACTATACCGGCCGACGTACAACGACGTCGACCACCAAGGCATAACCTAATGAAAAAAGATCTTCACCCTAACGTTGTCGAAGCAACGGTAAACTGCGCGTGCGGCAACACGTTTAAAACAAAGAGCGTCAAAGAATCGATCCGTGTCGATATCTGCAACGAATGCCACCCGTTCTACACCGGTTCTGAGCGTCAGGTCGACACTGCCGGACGTATCGATAAATTCAAAAAACGCTACTCGCTCAACTAATCACCCAAGCTCCCCGGGGAATCCCCGAGGGGCCTTTTGCTCTCGCAATTACGCTTGCCTCTTTAAGGCAGAACCGGGAAGAACCATGCTTTCACTTGTCCCCACTCCCATCGGAAACATTGCCGACATCACCCTTCGTACACTAGAAGCTCTCGCGCAGGCCGAGGTTTTATTGTGCGAAGATACCCGTGTGACGAAAAAACTTCTCCATTTCCTGAAGGAACGCTACAACCTGGCCATTGCGCAAGAGCAGCAGTTTGTCAGTCTCCACTCCCATAACGAAGCCGATTTTCTGGCGGGTTTGAGCCCCGATTTTTTTGACCGCAACGTTGTCTACGTCAGCGATGCGGGGATGCCCGGCTTCAGCGATCCGGGGCAGATGCTCGTGCGCTATTGCATCGACAACGGGGTTGAGTACGACGTCCTTCCCGGAGCCAATGCCGCGCTGACGGCATTTGTCGCCAGCGGTTTCGTGGAGACGAAGATGCTGTTCGCGGGATTCCTTCCGCACAAAGGGAACGACCGTTCCGCCGCGTTGCAGGAGGCCCTTTTCAACGGCTATACCACGGTACTGTACGAAGCACCGACGCGGCTGGAAAAACTGCTGCGGGAGATTTCCGCCGCCGCGCCGCTGCGGGAAGTTTTCCTGGCAAAGGAACTGACGAAAAAATTTCAGCGCTTTTACCGCGGCACCGCGGCCGAGCTGCTTGAGAGGATGGAAAAAGAGATCCGCGGGGAATGGGTCGTAGTGATCGGAGCCTCGGAGGGGAAAAGTTCGGCGCTGTGCGAAGCCGACATCCTCGCTCTCGACATACCCAAAAAAGCGGCATCGAAGCTGATTGCCCGGATAACGGGCGAAAATCCCAAAGAGTGTTATCAGCGACTCTTAAACACATAGAGATATAATAACCGTTAAAAAACATTTCAAGCCCGCGGGCACAAGCAAAGAGAGCAGAATGCTTATTTACGGAAAACAGCCCGTATTCTACGCGCTGGAGCGCCATAAAGACCGGATCAAGACCCTTTATCTGGCCAAAGAGATCGACAAAAAAGAGTACGGCGCCCTCATGAAAATGGGCTTCGAGATCAAGCGTATCCCTCCCAACGCCGCGCAGTCGATGGTGAAGGGGGGAAACCACCAGGGCTACATAGCCGATATCTCCCCGGTCGTTCCCTATGCCTCCCCGTTTCTCAAACGGTGCGATTTCGTGGTGGTGCTCAGCTCCATTACCGATGTCGGGAACATCGGTTCGCTGGTCCGCAGCGCGTATGCCCTCGGGGTCGATGCCCTTGTCATCTGCGGGATCAAAGAACCCAATCTCGAGCCGATTATCCGTACCAGTACCGGGGCCGCGCTCGATTTGCCGCTGGTGATCGTGCACAACATCCATGATGTCATGCACGAACTCAAACAGTCCGGATTTACCCTTTATGGGGCAATGATGGAAGGCAAGGACGTACGGGAAACGCGTTTTGCCCCCAAGCGGGCGCTGATCCTCGGAAACGAGGGCGAAGGGCTCAGCGGACGGGTTCAAAAAGGGCTGGATGAGGGGGTGTCGATCCGGATGGCACACGATTTTGATTCCCTGAACGTCGGCGTTGCCGGCGCAATTTTGATGGAGAGAATGCGATGAGTAACTACAAAACGTTTGAAGATTTGCAGGCCCTTGGATCGGAAAAAATCCATGAAAGAACCCATATTTCACGGGATAAACTTGCGCTGGTACTGGACAAAGCCTACGACAAGATCGGGCGGGTTCAGTTTATGGGATTTCTCTCGATTCTCGAACGCGAATACGATGTCAATCTCGATCCGATCCGCGACGAGTATGACGCCTACCGCCAAGAACACGCCGAAGCGCTTGCCCCCAAAGCATCGGTAATCCTGCAGGCCCCTTCGAACGCCAAGCGAAAATGGCTGATCGCCGGTACCGTTGCGATCGCGCTGCTGGTCGGAGGAGGCTCATTTTTGCAGAGTTTCCTCTCCAACGAACCGCGCGAAGAGGTGATGAAGCTCACTTCGCTGGCGGTTGAAGCGGTCAAAGAAGCGGCCGAAACCAATACCAGCGTCGAAACCAACGCCACCACGGAGACGAACCGCAGCATCACGGCGGCCGAACACAATACAACCAAACCGCTTTCCCCGGCTTCGGCGGGAACGACTACCATCCTTCCGAAATACAAAGTATGGGTCGGCATGATCGACAAAGCCACGGGTGCCAAAACCCAGAAAATCACGGGTGATCCGATCGTGATCGACACTTCCAAAGAGACGCTGCTTGTCCTTGGCCACGGAATGATCGAGATCGAGACGGCGGGCGAAAAACAGCAGCTCAAAGAGAAAAATACGGTCCATTTCTGCGTTGAGAACGGTGCGCTCAAACAGATCCGCCAAAGTGAATTCATGGAACGCAACGGCGGGAAGAACTGGTAAGGAAGATTACGGTGCGTTTCGCGGCCTTGTTGCTCCTTGCCCCGCTGCTCTCTTTCGCGGCGAATCCCGCGCGCATCCAGGCACGAATAGTTTTCGAGGGGGAGCCCGCCGTTGCGCTGAAAACGCTTTACAACGGTTTTAGCGCCGTCGGATACCGTTTGGACGTACGGAGTTTCAGTGTCCGAAACAAAGAAGGCGAGATTTCGGGCGAAGCGCACGGAATCCGTCCCTTCGACGCGGCGGCATTTGCTGAAAACATGGCCGAGGAGGGGGTTTCGGTTCTCAACGAGGGATCATCCAAAGGGGTGTTCAAGATTCGCATGAATGCCCGAAACGGTATCTGGAACGTTCCCCTGATCGCCCCCGAAGAGGGAGCGCAGCTGGAACGTTCGGCCATCCCGCAATGGTTTGGGGTGGAAGCGGGACAGACGATCCGCATCGAATCCCC
The window above is part of the Campylobacterota bacterium genome. Proteins encoded here:
- a CDS encoding 7-carboxy-7-deazaguanine synthase QueE — protein: MLYLVEHFYSVQGEGKYTGHPSMFFRFGGCNLTCEGFGCTEIAPDGSEVIGCDTVYAVDRKGFGGIWMEIEELQTLIWIMNGYRLPPHVDVVLTGGEPLVYASEPIFVQFIEYLVSQGHRVTFETNGTIAPDFGRYPFYREATYALSVKLSNSGEPKARRVRPEAITAIVANAKESFFKFTVDEPSLMNHIETEIDEIIAEYPFTPVYCMPLGGDKAHIEANCESVIELCKRRGFIYSDRLHIRIWDQNHGV
- the rsmI gene encoding 16S rRNA (cytidine(1402)-2'-O)-methyltransferase — protein: MLSLVPTPIGNIADITLRTLEALAQAEVLLCEDTRVTKKLLHFLKERYNLAIAQEQQFVSLHSHNEADFLAGLSPDFFDRNVVYVSDAGMPGFSDPGQMLVRYCIDNGVEYDVLPGANAALTAFVASGFVETKMLFAGFLPHKGNDRSAALQEALFNGYTTVLYEAPTRLEKLLREISAAAPLREVFLAKELTKKFQRFYRGTAAELLERMEKEIRGEWVVVIGASEGKSSALCEADILALDIPKKAASKLIARITGENPKECYQRLLNT
- the glp gene encoding gephyrin-like molybdotransferase Glp is translated as MAISVEEALEKIYALSHPLESEIEPIENAVHRVLAQEVSAAYPLPAFDNSAMDGYAVRVEDAGKTLTQSCTIFAGDQEEIRMVEDQCIRIMTGARIPQGCEAIVPVEEVQLEEGRVTLPTSIRPSQHIRLRGEDIEKGMVLLESGTLLHAHHIALLASQGITHIRLFRRPRIALFSSGNELKMHYESVGAGQLYNTNTPTFAARARELGCDVIFTGTAQDTLESIREHIRSALRADFIITSGGVSVGDADYTKEAFASLGFESAFESVDIKPGKPTTFGRIGSTLVLNLPGNPLAAALCFELFAQSAILALSGRGDKYLSALAAKMGEDFRVKKGRRALIPGWYDGESFTPSPKFGPGMVLPLSRANAYVMVDAALERLEKGSEVKVIPTRWPFSAFEKNSLITV
- a CDS encoding 6-carboxytetrahydropterin synthase; this translates as MIIRKLFKFENAHIVRGCSTQRCRASIHGHSYKVEVLFESKYLDRGQMVYDFGLMKQGMKELIDSFDHAVAIWDADHTEYIDAMKEYSARWVLLPVSPSCEQFARVIFLMIDRLLCSTHMINGERGVRLHSVIVHETDTGYAQAFEEDAYSEWMGTIALDAIRFSKEVREGWSDPQLWEKVLNGDIFVNPDTV
- the moaA gene encoding GTP 3',8-cyclase MoaA, encoding MLVDSYGRTVDYLRVSVTERCNFRCQYCMPEKPFSWVPKENLLSFEELFEFIRVAIDEGVKKIRITGGEPLLREDLDAFIKMIHDYKNDIDLAMTTNAYLLKGSAQKLYDAGLRRLNVSIDSLKPDVAEKIAKKDVLGPVLAGVEEALKVGMKVKVNMVPMKGLNDGEILDVLEYCKARGMTVRFIEYMENVHAEVNIKGMQSPELLEIIGSRYAYEDLGFDGHSPSHYYRLEDGYEFGIIEPHKDDFCTKCNRIRLTAEGNLIPCLYFDEAMSIRDAVRRGDIKEAALVLKEVVRTKPEKNRWSEGDAEASNRAFYETGG
- the rlmB gene encoding 23S rRNA (guanosine(2251)-2'-O)-methyltransferase RlmB; this encodes MLIYGKQPVFYALERHKDRIKTLYLAKEIDKKEYGALMKMGFEIKRIPPNAAQSMVKGGNHQGYIADISPVVPYASPFLKRCDFVVVLSSITDVGNIGSLVRSAYALGVDALVICGIKEPNLEPIIRTSTGAALDLPLVIVHNIHDVMHELKQSGFTLYGAMMEGKDVRETRFAPKRALILGNEGEGLSGRVQKGLDEGVSIRMAHDFDSLNVGVAGAILMERMR
- a CDS encoding RsmE family RNA methyltransferase, which translates into the protein MKFLLHPDAGAPELSVSGDDYKYLIKVRRHKSGDLIAFRSRRALQEEFRYRLERTEGKSALFRLESRREAPCEATRKLHIGWCLVDPKTVEKTLPMLSELGVGTITFIHCRRSQRNFRLDFERFERILESSIIQCGRTSLIELRESRSLGDFLNDHPDAVVMDFGGEPLRGDEGIDTIVIGCEGGFDDSERKLFRNIRSFAVPTVLRSETAAVAAAAALL
- the rpmE gene encoding 50S ribosomal protein L31, which gives rise to MKKDLHPNVVEATVNCACGNTFKTKSVKESIRVDICNECHPFYTGSERQVDTAGRIDKFKKRYSLN